One Helicobacter cetorum MIT 00-7128 DNA window includes the following coding sequences:
- the dapE gene encoding succinyl-diaminopimelate desuccinylase, with protein sequence MNALEITQKLISYPSITPKECGIFEYIKSLFPTFKVLECERDGVKNLFLYQVFNPKAGIKPLHFCFAGHIDVVPAGNNWQSEPFTPTIKEDFLYGRGAQDMKGGVGAFLGASLKFNPKTPFMLSILLTSDEEGPGIFGTKLMLEQLKEKDLLPDMVIVAEPTCEKILGDSIKIGRRGSINGKLILKGIQGHAAYPEKCKNPIDSLASVLPLISGVNLDNGDENFAPSKLVITNLHAGLGANNVTPASVEILFNVRHSLKTTKESLKEYLEKVLKDLSYFLELEQSSLAFITSSHSKLINVLKENILKICNITPSLNTKGGTSDARFFSAYGIEVVEFGVINDRIHAIDERVSLKELEFLEKVFLGVLESLSQ encoded by the coding sequence ATGAACGCTTTAGAAATCACTCAAAAGCTCATCAGCTACCCTAGTATCACACCTAAAGAATGTGGCATTTTTGAATACATCAAATCTCTTTTTCCCACTTTTAAAGTCCTAGAGTGTGAAAGAGATGGCGTGAAAAATCTTTTTTTATACCAAGTTTTTAACCCTAAAGCTGGAATTAAACCCTTACATTTTTGCTTTGCGGGTCATATTGATGTCGTGCCAGCTGGAAATAATTGGCAAAGTGAGCCTTTCACACCCACGATTAAAGAAGATTTTTTATACGGGCGTGGAGCACAAGATATGAAAGGGGGCGTGGGGGCGTTTCTAGGTGCGAGTTTGAAATTTAACCCTAAAACCCCTTTTATGCTCTCCATTTTACTCACTAGCGATGAAGAAGGGCCAGGGATTTTTGGCACCAAACTTATGCTAGAGCAACTAAAAGAAAAAGATTTGTTGCCTGATATGGTCATTGTGGCTGAACCCACTTGCGAGAAAATCTTAGGCGATAGTATTAAAATTGGCAGAAGGGGTTCAATAAACGGCAAGCTGATTTTAAAGGGCATTCAAGGGCATGCAGCCTATCCTGAAAAATGCAAAAATCCTATTGATTCTCTTGCTTCTGTCTTACCTTTAATTTCGGGCGTAAATTTAGATAATGGCGATGAGAATTTTGCCCCTTCAAAACTTGTCATCACTAACTTGCATGCTGGACTTGGAGCTAATAATGTAACTCCAGCAAGTGTAGAGATTTTATTTAATGTGCGCCATTCTTTAAAAACCACCAAAGAGAGCTTAAAGGAGTATTTAGAAAAGGTTTTAAAAGATTTGTCTTATTTTTTAGAATTAGAACAAAGCTCTCTGGCTTTTATCACTTCTTCTCATTCAAAGCTTATAAATGTGTTAAAAGAAAATATTTTAAAAATATGCAACATTACTCCAAGCCTAAACACTAAGGGTGGCACGAGCGATGCACGATTTTTTAGTGCTTATGGCATAGAAGTGGTGGAATTTGGTGTCATCAATGATAGAATCCATGCCATTGATGAGAGAGTGAGCTTAAAAGAATTAGAATTTTTAGAAAAGGTGTTTTTGGGGGTTTTAGAGAGTTTAAGCCAATAA
- the dxr gene encoding 1-deoxy-D-xylulose-5-phosphate reductoisomerase — translation MIILGSTGSIGKNALKIATQFDIKIEALSCGRNIALLNEQIRIFKPKKVAILDAKDLSHLEPLKAKVFVGLDGIDEMIEECSSSLVINAIVGVAGLKASFKSLQTHKRLALANKESLVSAGHLLDVSKITPIDSEHFGLWALLQNKVLKPKSLIITASGGAFRDTPLELIPTQNVENALKHPNWSMGAKITIDSASMVNKLFEILETYWLFGASLKIDALIERSSIVHALVECEDNSVISHLASADMKLPISYAINPKLACLNASIKPLDLSTLNAIKFEPIHTERYALWRYKDLLLENPKLGVVLNASNEKAIEKFLNKEIAFGGLIKIISQTLELYAKKSLKLSSLEEVLRLDAEVRKRSSEWF, via the coding sequence ATGATTATTCTTGGTAGCACTGGCTCTATTGGAAAAAACGCCCTAAAAATCGCAACGCAATTTGATATAAAAATAGAGGCGTTAAGCTGTGGGAGAAATATCGCTCTTTTAAATGAACAAATTAGGATTTTCAAGCCTAAGAAAGTAGCGATTTTAGACGCTAAAGATTTAAGCCACTTAGAGCCTTTGAAGGCTAAAGTGTTTGTAGGGCTAGATGGCATTGATGAGATGATAGAAGAATGTTCTTCTAGCTTGGTAATTAATGCTATTGTAGGTGTGGCAGGATTAAAAGCAAGTTTTAAAAGCTTACAAACTCATAAAAGACTAGCCCTAGCGAATAAAGAAAGCTTAGTGAGTGCGGGGCATTTACTAGATGTTAGTAAAATCACGCCCATTGATAGCGAGCATTTTGGCTTGTGGGCGTTGTTGCAAAACAAGGTTTTAAAGCCCAAATCCTTAATCATTACCGCTAGTGGGGGGGCTTTTAGAGACACTCCATTAGAACTCATTCCCACCCAAAATGTAGAGAACGCTCTTAAACACCCTAATTGGAGCATGGGGGCAAAAATTACGATTGATTCAGCAAGCATGGTCAATAAGCTTTTTGAAATCTTAGAAACCTATTGGCTTTTTGGGGCTTCTTTAAAAATTGATGCGCTAATTGAGAGAAGTTCTATCGTGCATGCCTTGGTGGAATGTGAAGATAATTCTGTGATTTCGCATTTGGCAAGTGCGGATATGAAACTGCCTATTAGCTATGCAATCAACCCCAAACTAGCCTGTTTGAACGCTTCTATCAAGCCTTTGGATTTAAGCACTTTAAACGCCATTAAATTTGAGCCTATCCATACAGAGCGTTATGCTTTATGGCGTTATAAGGATTTGTTGCTAGAAAACCCAAAGCTTGGTGTGGTGCTTAATGCGAGCAATGAAAAAGCGATAGAAAAATTTTTGAATAAAGAAATTGCATTTGGAGGTCTTATTAAAATCATCTCTCAAACCCTAGAATTGTATGC
- the cas6 gene encoding CRISPR system precrRNA processing endoribonuclease RAMP protein Cas6, with the protein MNYIKITIKIKDKPPFFMGSQIRGAFGVALKKIVCLNPPNKHGVCILKENCLYCAFFEIKNTISTYRLDFKLGAREYDFNMYLFNRATKELPYALSALLEMLKNIGLGKEKKTYEDFSMLINDENCLNGEEISLPKNSQQIFSIKERFENIILEFVTPLRIKKDNRFLRDAKNLELKDLINSIYQRQMKLLNRDFKKFPYEIKGEIIERNLKYLELTRSSNRQKTTMQFGGLVGKMKIKGLNKESFEVLKLGELIGVGKSCVFGLGKIEVKGLE; encoded by the coding sequence ATGAACTACATCAAAATCACTATAAAAATCAAGGATAAGCCACCCTTTTTTATGGGTAGTCAAATTAGGGGTGCCTTTGGCGTAGCGCTTAAAAAAATCGTGTGTTTGAATCCGCCTAACAAGCATGGCGTGTGCATTCTTAAAGAAAATTGCTTGTATTGTGCGTTTTTTGAAATCAAAAACACCATTTCAACTTATCGCTTGGATTTTAAACTAGGTGCTAGAGAATATGACTTCAATATGTATTTATTTAATCGTGCCACTAAAGAACTTCCTTATGCACTAAGTGCGTTATTAGAAATGCTTAAAAACATCGGCTTAGGTAAAGAGAAAAAGACTTATGAAGATTTTAGTATGCTCATTAATGATGAGAATTGCTTGAATGGCGAAGAAATCAGTTTGCCAAAAAATAGCCAACAAATCTTTAGCATTAAAGAGCGTTTTGAAAACATCATCTTGGAATTTGTTACGCCCTTAAGAATTAAAAAGGATAATCGCTTTCTAAGAGATGCCAAAAATTTGGAGCTAAAAGACTTAATCAATTCCATTTATCAACGACAGATGAAACTTCTAAACAGAGATTTTAAGAAATTTCCTTATGAAATTAAAGGTGAAATCATTGAGAGAAATTTAAAATACTTAGAACTGACTCGCTCAAGCAACAGACAAAAAACAACCATGCAATTTGGGGGGTTGGTAGGAAAAATGAAAATTAAAGGCTTGAATAAAGAAAGTTTTGAAGTGCTAAAATTAGGTGAGCTTATAGGCGTGGGCAAGAGTTGCGTGTTTGGATTAGGAAAAATTGAAGTTAAGGGGTTAGAATGA
- a CDS encoding SLC13 family permease, which produces MEDNSYTDDKSTKIVRVVGLIGGVLLALIVYYALHAQMPYAIEQIPKLSSLNYTAMPIVASVSILMGVWWMTEAIDLPATALLPLVLFSVFGVDKFASVSASYASPIIFLFMGGFILALSMQKWNLHTRIALGIILLVGTSPRRLILGFMIATGFLSMWVSNTATAVMMLPVGMSVLHLVAKLVGTENEKKTNKLHKEEITKAHGGMLSHVVHKGKDIAQKVQEKTMIYRTNFSICLMLGIAYSASIGSLGTLIGTPPNALLAGYMKTAFNVEIDFGKWMLFGTPLAFIMLIISWLLLTYVIFPLKIKEIPGGKEVVRQELHKLGRLSQAEISVGIIFILASLGWIFLGTLLKSYGIKIDKIDSVIAMGVSVLLFILPANNKGERLIDWDTTKKLPWDVLLLFGGGLALSAQFSKTGLSLWIGHQVSSFANLPILLIIVAVATMVIFLTEITSNTATAAAFLPVIGGVAMGMGYEGQSSLLFTIPVALSATCAFMLPVATPPNAIAYGSGYVKITDMIKAGLWLNVIGVILISAFTYALVSLVFVN; this is translated from the coding sequence ATGGAAGATAACTCGTATACAGATGATAAAAGCACAAAAATAGTGCGTGTTGTTGGTTTAATAGGTGGGGTGCTTTTAGCACTCATTGTCTATTACGCTCTACACGCACAAATGCCCTATGCAATAGAGCAAATCCCCAAACTGAGTTCCTTAAATTATACAGCCATGCCTATTGTGGCATCAGTATCTATTTTAATGGGTGTGTGGTGGATGACTGAAGCTATTGACTTACCCGCAACGGCTCTTTTACCCTTAGTATTATTTAGTGTTTTTGGCGTGGATAAATTTGCTAGTGTTAGTGCGTCTTATGCATCGCCGATTATCTTTTTGTTTATGGGGGGGTTTATTTTAGCGCTAAGCATGCAAAAATGGAATTTACACACTCGTATAGCTTTAGGCATAATCTTACTTGTTGGCACAAGCCCTAGAAGATTGATTTTGGGTTTTATGATAGCTACAGGCTTTCTATCCATGTGGGTGAGCAATACTGCAACAGCTGTGATGATGCTCCCAGTTGGCATGAGCGTGCTGCATTTAGTAGCAAAGCTAGTAGGCACAGAAAATGAAAAAAAAACTAACAAATTGCATAAAGAAGAAATCACTAAAGCGCATGGGGGAATGCTTAGTCATGTAGTGCATAAGGGTAAGGATATTGCTCAAAAAGTGCAAGAAAAGACAATGATTTATCGCACGAATTTCAGCATTTGTTTAATGCTTGGCATTGCCTATTCAGCCTCTATTGGCTCTTTAGGCACTCTTATTGGCACTCCACCTAATGCTTTACTAGCCGGCTATATGAAAACAGCCTTTAATGTTGAGATAGATTTTGGAAAATGGATGCTTTTTGGCACGCCTTTAGCCTTTATTATGCTTATTATTTCATGGCTTTTACTCACTTATGTGATTTTCCCTTTGAAAATTAAAGAAATTCCGGGTGGCAAGGAAGTTGTTAGGCAAGAATTGCATAAACTAGGGCGTTTGAGTCAAGCTGAAATTTCAGTAGGTATTATTTTTATTTTAGCGTCTTTAGGGTGGATTTTTTTAGGCACTCTTTTAAAAAGTTATGGTATTAAAATAGATAAGATTGATTCTGTGATTGCTATGGGGGTTTCTGTTCTTTTGTTTATTTTGCCAGCAAATAATAAGGGCGAAAGACTTATTGATTGGGATACGACTAAAAAACTTCCTTGGGATGTGTTGCTCTTATTTGGTGGGGGACTTGCCTTAAGCGCTCAATTTTCTAAAACCGGCTTGAGTTTGTGGATTGGTCATCAAGTTTCTAGCTTTGCAAACTTGCCAATTTTACTCATTATTGTAGCTGTGGCAACTATGGTGATTTTCTTAACTGAAATCACTTCTAATACCGCTACAGCTGCTGCCTTTTTACCCGTAATTGGAGGGGTTGCAATGGGTATGGGCTATGAAGGTCAATCAAGTTTATTATTTACTATTCCTGTAGCCTTAAGTGCGACTTGTGCGTTCATGCTCCCTGTAGCCACTCCGCCTAATGCAATTGCTTATGGCTCGGGGTATGTTAAAATAACAGACATGATTAAAGCGGGACTATGGCTTAATGTAATAGGGGTTATTTTAATTAGTGCATTTACCTATGCGCTTGTTTCGCTTGTATTTGTGAATTAA
- the csx20 gene encoding CRISPR-associated protein Csx20, which produces MKAFLLFSHKLSQEQQQDLKLHYSVSEFVSLPKELQILWSQVPSQLESLKDYLNPIKEFIENNAAKNDIALISGDFGATFHMVNFCQNLGLLCVYATTKRDSFESMNEKGELVKTSTFKHVRFREYEK; this is translated from the coding sequence TTGAAAGCATTCTTACTTTTTTCCCACAAACTTAGCCAAGAGCAACAACAAGATTTAAAACTTCACTACAGCGTAAGTGAGTTTGTGTCTTTACCTAAAGAGTTGCAAATTTTATGGTCTCAAGTGCCTAGTCAATTAGAAAGCTTAAAAGACTATTTAAATCCCATTAAAGAATTTATAGAAAATAACGCTGCAAAAAATGATATCGCTTTAATTAGTGGGGATTTTGGAGCGACATTTCATATGGTAAATTTTTGTCAAAACTTGGGCTTACTTTGTGTGTATGCCACCACAAAAAGAGATAGTTTTGAGAGCATGAATGAAAAAGGCGAGCTAGTTAAAACTTCAACTTTTAAGCATGTAAGATTTAGGGAGTATGAAAAATGA
- a CDS encoding phosphatidate cytidylyltransferase, translated as MKEKLFKEKARYVTGIILVVVATLILYADSLLLFWAILGIAYLVGFSEALKLFKVQSSFSLYLLVILSWIMGYFNGRPIECALISAMIVAGIMAYKKAPNTNAILPFLYPGVGFFALLGIYKDFGTLAIVWLLVVVIISDVGAYFGGKLFGKTPFTPTSPNKTLEGAFIGVALASIIGAFVGMGKLSGGFFTALFFSFLISLCAVVGDLYESYLKRQANVKDSGKILPGHGGVLDRVDAMLFGALSLHVLLYFLEVWKEISVLLEA; from the coding sequence GTGAAAGAAAAGTTATTTAAAGAAAAGGCTCGTTATGTTACGGGAATTATTTTAGTTGTTGTAGCAACACTAATATTGTATGCAGATAGCTTATTGCTGTTTTGGGCAATCTTGGGAATAGCCTATTTAGTGGGATTTTCAGAGGCTTTAAAATTGTTTAAAGTCCAGTCTAGTTTTTCTCTTTATTTACTGGTTATTTTGTCTTGGATTATGGGGTATTTTAATGGAAGACCTATTGAATGCGCCCTAATAAGTGCGATGATAGTAGCTGGAATTATGGCATACAAGAAAGCTCCTAATACAAATGCTATTTTACCCTTTTTATATCCGGGGGTTGGCTTTTTTGCACTTTTAGGAATCTATAAAGACTTTGGCACATTAGCGATTGTTTGGTTGCTCGTAGTGGTAATTATTAGTGATGTAGGGGCGTATTTTGGAGGCAAACTCTTTGGAAAAACCCCTTTTACGCCCACTTCACCTAACAAGACTTTAGAGGGGGCGTTTATTGGTGTGGCTCTAGCTAGCATAATAGGGGCATTTGTTGGCATGGGGAAATTAAGCGGGGGTTTTTTCACAGCGCTTTTCTTTAGCTTTTTAATCTCCCTTTGTGCAGTAGTTGGGGATTTATATGAGAGCTATTTGAAAAGGCAAGCCAATGTTAAAGATAGCGGTAAGATTCTACCCGGACATGGAGGGGTATTAGATAGGGTTGATGCAATGTTGTTTGGCGCACTCAGTTTGCATGTATTGTTGTATTTCTTGGAAGTATGGAAAGAAATTTCAGTGTTATTAGAGGCCTAA
- a CDS encoding outer membrane beta-barrel protein — MRCHSITPPPNKLKLSYFPFLVSLILSSVHILHAETYEEMKERLTKEVKQEIAQKKAQEKAKEKALHDEIMQEELKKEVYEEELKKAQQQDKTPAITDTQAKPSSSHSQYEKIFSHQEVTHENVALKKEELNKDTQPKQQQIAPKPSELTPQKTAKPQTEKPLSYSAVRYRYEDRYDYADKDSFYLGIGYEYGSATTNGGDIVLGYKWVGDREETKWSGARVGVFASGSIYMPNIFATPNLNCIDPFNPCSISTSDKVNQALQDMNVGFSNYGVYSDWLINAYNGDRFFAGLMLGGALAGSTYFFTSQGGGVMGNFFQFFVNLGLRMGFSRHAFEFVAKLPTVTNKFDIEQGGYTKLKIPQNYLFGFNYVYSFK, encoded by the coding sequence ATGCGTTGTCATTCAATTACCCCCCCCCCCAATAAATTAAAGTTATCCTATTTCCCTTTTTTAGTTTCACTGATACTATCAAGTGTTCATATACTTCATGCAGAAACTTATGAAGAAATGAAAGAACGCCTTACTAAAGAAGTAAAACAAGAAATCGCTCAAAAGAAAGCCCAAGAAAAGGCTAAAGAAAAAGCCTTGCATGATGAAATTATGCAAGAAGAATTAAAAAAAGAAGTTTATGAAGAAGAGTTGAAAAAGGCTCAACAACAAGATAAAACGCCTGCTATCACTGATACTCAAGCTAAACCAAGTTCTAGTCATTCGCAATATGAAAAAATCTTTAGTCATCAAGAGGTAACTCATGAAAATGTAGCTCTAAAAAAAGAGGAGCTTAATAAGGACACACAACCAAAACAACAGCAAATAGCACCAAAACCTAGCGAACTAACGCCACAAAAAACAGCAAAACCACAAACAGAAAAACCGCTTTCGTATAGTGCTGTCAGATACAGATATGAAGATAGATATGATTATGCAGATAAAGATTCATTTTATCTTGGTATAGGCTATGAATATGGCTCTGCTACTACAAATGGGGGTGATATTGTTCTAGGATATAAATGGGTAGGCGATAGAGAAGAGACTAAATGGAGCGGGGCTAGAGTGGGGGTCTTTGCTAGTGGGTCTATTTATATGCCAAATATATTTGCGACGCCTAATCTTAATTGTATTGACCCTTTTAATCCTTGTTCCATTAGCACAAGCGATAAGGTTAACCAAGCCTTACAAGACATGAATGTTGGTTTTAGTAATTATGGCGTGTATTCAGATTGGCTTATCAATGCGTATAATGGGGACAGATTTTTTGCTGGACTTATGCTTGGAGGGGCTTTAGCTGGTTCTACTTACTTTTTTACATCTCAAGGTGGTGGTGTTATGGGGAATTTCTTCCAATTCTTTGTTAATTTAGGATTACGCATGGGATTTAGTCGCCATGCTTTTGAGTTTGTGGCTAAATTACCTACGGTTACTAATAAGTTTGATATAGAACAAGGCGGATATACCAAACTTAAGATTCCACAAAATTATTTGTTTGGTTTCAACTATGTCTATAGTTTTAAATAA
- a CDS encoding outer membrane protein yields the protein MKPMPFNTKYLLQSTASTLAIIFSLNTLQAQDSLNSSNLPTTPQTQSLNTESNINNNAPNPSTPTNEIPSQANTPSSTQALATPPMSPTKAHQLADKSAWYAGIGFQLGGVSGTKDNLPVATKQGAPYNVHVSTGWGIQIGYKARESKLNAFRYGIFYDFTSSLYNTYAKNSFLFLSTYGIYGDWIPNVVNNERFFFGFRMGVAIAGSSYGMQMKHFDVPKHVCYGSSGSMLAQCTYTTFQFLVNLGVRMGGKHNQFELGVKIPTVTQYGDVAQDFRRRIFAVYWDYIYSF from the coding sequence ATGAAACCTATGCCTTTTAATACAAAATATTTACTCCAATCTACTGCAAGCACTCTAGCAATTATCTTTAGTTTAAATACCTTACAAGCACAAGATTCTTTAAATTCCTCCAACTTACCAACCACCCCACAAACCCAATCTCTTAACACAGAGTCTAACATAAATAATAATGCTCCTAATCCTAGCACCCCTACTAATGAAATTCCTAGTCAAGCAAACACTCCTAGTAGCACCCAAGCTCTTGCTACCCCTCCTATGTCCCCCACTAAAGCACACCAACTAGCTGATAAAAGCGCATGGTATGCGGGAATTGGATTCCAATTAGGGGGAGTGAGTGGCACAAAAGATAACTTGCCTGTAGCGACCAAACAAGGCGCACCCTATAATGTGCATGTTTCTACAGGTTGGGGTATTCAAATAGGTTACAAAGCAAGAGAAAGCAAGTTAAATGCTTTTAGGTATGGCATTTTTTATGATTTTACAAGCTCGCTCTATAATACTTATGCCAAAAACAGCTTTCTTTTCTTAAGCACTTATGGCATTTATGGGGATTGGATTCCTAATGTAGTTAATAATGAGCGTTTTTTCTTTGGCTTTAGAATGGGTGTGGCTATCGCTGGGTCAAGCTATGGCATGCAAATGAAACACTTTGATGTGCCTAAGCATGTGTGTTATGGCTCTAGTGGGAGTATGTTAGCGCAATGCACTTATACGACTTTTCAATTTCTAGTTAATCTTGGGGTGCGTATGGGTGGTAAACACAATCAATTTGAATTAGGAGTTAAAATCCCTACTGTAACCCAATATGGCGATGTTGCACAAGATTTTAGAAGAAGAATATTTGCCGTATATTGGGACTATATCTATAGCTTTTAA
- the mnmG gene encoding tRNA uridine-5-carboxymethylaminomethyl(34) synthesis enzyme MnmG, producing the protein MIKESDILVVGGGHAGIEASLIAAKMGAKTHLITMLIDSIGLASCNPAIGGLGKGHLTKEVDVLGGAMGIITDNSGLQYRVLNASKGPAVRGTRAQIDMDTYRIFARNLVLNTKNLSVSQEMTESLIIENDEVIGVTTNIGNTYKAKKVIITTGTFLKGVVHIGEHKNENGRFGENASNSLALNLRELGFKVDRLKTGTCPRVAGNSINFEGLEEHFGDETPPHFSYKTTDFNPTQLSCFITYTNPTTHKLIRDNFHRAPLFTGQIEGVGPRYCPSIEDKVNRFSEKERHQLFLEPQTIHKSEYYVNGLSTSLPLDVQEKVIHSIKGLENALITRYGYAIEYDFIQPTELTHTLETKKIKGLYLAGQINGTTGYEEAAAQGLMAGINAVLALKHQAPFVLKRNEAYIGVLIDDLVTKGTNEPYRMFTSRAEYRLLLREDNTLFRLGEYAYNLGLMQKDFYNELIKDKKEIQENLKRLKECVFTPNKEILKRLNELDENPINDKINGISLLGRDSFSLEKMRAFFDFLAPLNERVLEQIKIECKYNIYIEKQHENIAKMDSMLKVSIPKDFVFKGIPGLSLEAIEKLEKFRPKSLFEASEISGITPANLDVLHLYIYLRKNS; encoded by the coding sequence GTGATAAAAGAAAGTGATATTTTAGTGGTTGGTGGGGGGCATGCAGGCATTGAAGCAAGCCTAATTGCAGCAAAAATGGGAGCTAAAACGCATTTAATCACCATGCTTATAGATAGTATAGGTCTAGCGAGTTGTAATCCAGCCATTGGGGGCTTGGGTAAAGGGCATTTAACTAAAGAAGTAGATGTTTTAGGGGGGGCTATGGGGATAATTACCGATAATAGTGGCTTACAATATCGTGTGTTAAACGCCTCTAAAGGCCCAGCGGTTAGGGGAACTAGAGCTCAAATTGATATGGATACTTACCGCATTTTTGCAAGAAATCTAGTCTTAAACACTAAAAATTTGAGCGTGTCTCAAGAAATGACTGAGAGCTTAATCATTGAGAACGATGAAGTCATAGGCGTAACAACCAATATCGGTAATACCTACAAGGCTAAAAAAGTGATTATCACTACAGGCACTTTTTTAAAAGGGGTGGTGCATATTGGCGAACATAAAAATGAAAACGGACGCTTTGGAGAAAACGCTTCTAATTCACTCGCTTTAAATTTAAGAGAGCTTGGCTTTAAAGTAGATAGATTAAAAACAGGGACTTGCCCTAGAGTGGCTGGAAATAGCATCAATTTTGAAGGCTTAGAAGAGCATTTTGGAGATGAGACTCCCCCCCATTTTAGCTACAAAACCACAGATTTTAACCCCACCCAACTCTCTTGCTTTATCACTTACACTAATCCCACTACCCATAAGCTTATTAGAGACAATTTTCACAGAGCCCCCCTATTTACCGGTCAAATTGAAGGCGTAGGCCCAAGGTATTGCCCAAGCATTGAAGATAAAGTCAATCGCTTTAGCGAAAAAGAACGCCACCAGCTGTTTTTAGAACCCCAAACTATCCATAAAAGCGAATACTATGTGAATGGCTTAAGCACTTCTTTACCCCTAGATGTGCAAGAAAAAGTCATTCATTCTATCAAAGGTTTAGAAAATGCCCTTATCACTCGCTATGGCTATGCGATAGAATATGATTTCATCCAACCTACAGAATTAACCCACACTTTAGAAACCAAAAAAATTAAGGGGCTCTATCTAGCCGGACAAATCAATGGGACTACCGGCTATGAAGAAGCCGCTGCTCAAGGGCTTATGGCAGGAATTAACGCCGTATTAGCTCTCAAACATCAAGCCCCTTTTGTTTTAAAGCGTAACGAAGCATATATTGGTGTGCTAATTGATGATTTAGTTACTAAAGGCACAAATGAGCCTTATAGAATGTTTACAAGTAGAGCAGAATATCGCTTGCTTTTAAGAGAAGATAACACGCTCTTTAGACTAGGCGAATACGCCTATAACTTAGGGCTTATGCAAAAAGATTTCTATAATGAATTGATTAAGGATAAGAAAGAGATACAAGAGAATCTAAAACGCCTTAAAGAATGCGTTTTCACCCCTAATAAAGAAATTTTAAAACGCTTAAATGAACTAGATGAAAATCCTATCAATGACAAAATTAATGGCATTAGCCTATTAGGGCGTGATAGTTTTAGTTTGGAAAAAATGCGTGCGTTTTTTGATTTCTTAGCCCCCTTAAATGAGCGGGTTTTAGAGCAAATTAAAATTGAATGCAAATATAATATTTATATTGAAAAGCAACACGAAAACATCGCTAAAATGGATAGCATGCTCAAAGTCTCTATTCCTAAAGATTTTGTGTTTAAAGGCATTCCTGGGCTTAGTTTAGAAGCTATAGAAAAGTTAGAAAAATTTCGCCCTAAAAGTCTTTTTGAGGCTTCAGAAATTAGTGGGATTACTCCGGCCAATTTAGATGTCTTGCATTTATACATTTATTTGAGAAAAAACTCTTAA
- a CDS encoding outer membrane protein codes for MIMKITKNLSLFLRTFAFLKHGFLLALGSSLGLAIEPNLSKSNIKETSTYADKSAFYIGGGYQLGAVSKSQINLALMQQFSMLGFGYATLSQDVSRVNQTPSIPLFPPLVNPSPAIGSVFLNYQKGEPKSSTAISNGFGLTLGYKIIGKHKHTKWAGVRFGIFYDFSASTYKRGNYFSNLTMQKTNPIMISTYGAYLDWLINAYNGEKFFAGFRLGIAFAGASYSLKDSKIYQAYLNEYFGGNTTTSSFQFLVNLGVRLGGKHNHFEFGIKIPTISNTYMQANTNNVRNNKKIQNLFYSGYSNIPYNIAFKRDFALYFNYIYSF; via the coding sequence ATGATTATGAAAATTACTAAAAATTTGAGCCTTTTTTTGCGAACATTCGCTTTTTTAAAGCATGGTTTCTTATTGGCTTTAGGCTCATCGCTAGGACTTGCTATAGAGCCTAACTTATCAAAGTCAAACATAAAAGAGACTTCAACATACGCTGATAAAAGTGCCTTTTATATTGGGGGTGGCTATCAGTTGGGTGCAGTGAGTAAGAGCCAAATCAATTTGGCCCTTATGCAACAATTTTCAATGTTAGGGTTTGGTTATGCCACTCTTTCTCAAGATGTAAGTCGAGTAAATCAAACGCCTTCTATCCCCTTATTTCCCCCCCTAGTTAATCCAAGTCCTGCTATTGGTTCTGTTTTTCTGAATTATCAAAAAGGAGAGCCAAAATCTAGCACGGCTATTTCTAATGGCTTTGGACTAACTTTGGGGTATAAAATCATTGGTAAACATAAACATACAAAATGGGCTGGAGTAAGGTTTGGAATATTTTATGATTTTAGTGCCTCTACTTACAAAAGAGGGAATTACTTCTCTAATCTAACCATGCAAAAAACTAACCCTATAATGATTTCCACTTATGGGGCATATCTTGATTGGCTCATCAATGCTTATAATGGTGAGAAATTTTTTGCTGGTTTTAGACTTGGCATAGCATTTGCTGGTGCAAGCTATAGCTTAAAAGATAGTAAAATATATCAAGCATATCTTAATGAATATTTTGGAGGCAACACCACAACAAGTTCTTTTCAATTTTTAGTGAATTTAGGAGTGCGTTTAGGAGGCAAACACAATCATTTTGAGTTTGGTATCAAGATTCCCACTATTAGTAATACTTATATGCAAGCTAATACCAACAATGTGCGCAATAATAAGAAAATACAAAATTTATTTTATAGTGGCTATTCCAATATTCCTTATAACATAGCCTTTAAGCGTGATTTTGCTCTATATTTCAATTATATTTATAGTTTTTAA